From one Neovison vison isolate M4711 chromosome 1, ASM_NN_V1, whole genome shotgun sequence genomic stretch:
- the GAPT gene encoding protein GAPT produces MADRPTFSFLSCLLCHYLPLIFALSCDSLVESEVKSIKIPPDTVQLYIEDCNAKSITYNEKDRPRLRLFNLSSHCIRTLPNDVLPHLKKKCQKELPGLFLNSTLRGITFVCTCEFIKGSPIPRNNSACAEMLKSCGNTPVATSVGISLLFLLLICGIGCVWCWKHGNPVHFPLPRVLQRRSSRRKDNTKTLSSFLTISSRPKISVQNQHCRSSGRGTNTHGNYENVESGAPKHKEVTDKELYENTWQTNCEEHIYGNEMSPQYYNFQKLNTSEDPQDEDIYILPDS; encoded by the coding sequence ATGGCAGATCGTCCAACCTTCTCTTTCTTGAGTTGTCTGCTCTGCCATTATCTTCCACTCATTTTTGCTTTGTCTTGTGATTCACTGGTAGAAAGTGAAGTGAAGTCAATTAAAATCCCCCCCGACACAGTGCAATTATACATTGAGGACTGTAATGCAAAAAGCATTACATACAACGAGAAGGATCGTCCAAGGCTACGTTTATTCAATCTCTCCTCTCATTGTATCAGGACTTTGCCAAATGATGTTCTTCcacatctgaaaaagaaatgtcaaaaagAGCTTCCAGGATTATTTTTAAACTCCACCCTAAGAGGAATTACATTTGTCTGCACCTGTGAATTCATTAAGGGCTCCCCCATACCACGAAACAACAGTGCTTGTGCAGAAATGTTAAAAAGCTGTGGAAATACACCAGTGGCCACGTCTGTAGgaatttcccttcttttcctcttgttaATCTGTGGAATTGGGTGTGTTTGGTGCTGGAAACATGGTAACCCGGTGCATTTTCCCTTACCAAGGGTCTTgcaaaggagaagcagcaggagaaaagacAATACTAAAACACTCTCAAGTTTCCTCACTATCAGCTCAAGGCCTAAAATCTCAGTTCAGAACCAGCACTGCAGATCTTCTGGAAGAGGGACTAACACGCATGGCAACTATGAAAATGTGGAAAGTGGTGCTCCCAAACATAAAGAGGTAACTGATAAAGAACTGTATGAGAACACTTGGCAGACCAATTGTGAGGAGCATATCTATGgaaatgagatgtcacctcaatATTATAACTTCCAGAAACTTAATACTTCTGAAGACCCTCAAGATGAAGACATATATATTCTTCCAGATTCATAA